Proteins encoded together in one Mugil cephalus isolate CIBA_MC_2020 chromosome 16, CIBA_Mcephalus_1.1, whole genome shotgun sequence window:
- the gucy2cb gene encoding guanylyl cyclase C isoform X2 → MGPGGRWLCLCTVALLAASCWGTKQCLDGVTINVILLDDAESPWSLKYVDGEITKAIEKDSAINAAEGMKFNLTANFSGFDTMLYRYSGCQSSACEGVLELKNLLDSATLGCAVLGPTCTYATFPIVDAEKGFRLSTPVISAGSFGLSCDYTLNLQRLLPPARKISDFFIKFWEVQNKLKPEWKTAYVYKKQSNTEDCFWYINALDADLSKFAKNVSRMVLRKPSDLRDVLGSSKNRTSNLFIMCGSPQDLVEAKNVSDAADSSEILFVLIDLYNDIYYTNVSSMPQMKNVLVLTMPNTRNYTINPNLNDSNTMNDYMAAYHDSVLLIGQVMRNIASKNQSEIHQMEFVNANYFRNTQFEGLAGLYKMDQHGDRDVNLSVIYTTGDNKYKILFEFDTEKNQTKIIDMDPFFIWGQRLPNHQPLSVDTELNDIIVIVLAVTVVIVAIIAFVFYRQNRRDRLVRKRWSHINLDLITLLEKNELNMVSLKIENESIRRNFKIRRALYDKKMVILKELKHSDGNFNKAQRIELNSLLHIDYYSLTKFYGTVKIDQGVFGVFEYGERGSLRYVLNDKVSYPEETFMDWEFKISVMYDIAKGMSYLHASDIQVHGRLKSTNCVVDNRMVVKITDFGCNAFLSPEQGTEVSAALLLFIPSPTFSTLFASCVLSDLWTAPEHLRSHGTSQKGDVYSFAIISQEIVLRKSTFYTKACSRRSEKVSRVITSYLRPDLNFDTTSEKELEVYTLIKSCWEEDPEKRPDFKKVEACLGKIISKIHNMDNESYMDNMIRRLQMYSRNLEHLVEERTALYKAERDRADDLNFMLLPGPVVKSLKETGAVEPELYDEVTIYFSDIVGFTTLCQYSTPMEVVDMLNDIYKGFDSIVDHHDVYKVETIGDAYMVASGLPRRNGNRHAVDICRMALDILAFMGTFQLRHLPGIPVWIRIGVHSGPCAAGVVGIKMPRYCLFGDTVNTASRMESTGHPLRIHVSEPTINILQRTDCKFEYEMRGETYLKGKGTETTYWLTGEAGEDYDLPTPPTTENFQRLQQDLAHMILSCLERRTRGSVRRKKSVTSQSAQDDADRVSESSQLEYLHMATVDNTLSTFL, encoded by the exons ATGGGCCCAGGTGGCCggtggttgtgtttgtgcaccGTGGCGCTTCTAGCAGCTTCGTGTTGGGGAACCAAACAATGCCTGGATGGGGTCACAATCAATGTGATCCTGCTGGATGATGCCGAGTCTCCCTGGAGCCTGAAGTATGTGGACGGAGAAATAACGAAGGCCATAGAGAAAGATTCTGCCATTAATGCTGCAGAag GCATGAAGTTTAATCTCACGGCCAATTTTAGCGGCTTCGACACGATGCTCTACCGCTATAGTGGCTGCCAGAGTAGCGCCTGTGAAGGAGTGCTGGAGCTAAAGAACCTGTTG gaTTCAGCCACGTTGGGATGTGCTGTGCTTGGGCCCACCTGCACCTATGCCACCTTCCCGATAGTTGA TGCGGAAAAGGGCTTCAGGCTCAGTACACCCGTCATCTCAGCGGGAAGCTTCGGCCTCTCCTGTGACTACACACTCAACTTGCAGCGGCTCCTGCCTCCGGCACGCAAGATCTCGGACTTTTTCATCAAGTTCTGGGAGGTTCAAAACAAACTCAAACCGGAGTGGAAGACGGCATACGTGTACAAAAAACAGAGCAACACAGAGGATTGCTTTTG GTATATAAATGCCCTGGATGCAGATTTGAGCAAGTTTGCCAAAAATGTATCAAGAATGGTTCTACGGAAACCAAGCGACCTGAGAGACGTGCTGGGATCGTCCAAAAACAGGACAAGCAACC TGTTCATCATGTGCGGGTCTCCGCAGGACCTGGTGGAGGCGAAAAATGTCTCCGATGCAGCAGACAGCAGTGAAATTCTCTTCGTCCTTATTGATCTTTACAA CGATATATACTACACCAACGTATCGTCGATGCCACAAATGAAGAACGTGTTGGTGCTGACTATGCCCAACACCAGGAACTACACCATCAACCCAAACCTTAACGACAGCAACACG ATGAACGACTACATGGCCGCGTACCACGATTCAGTGCTGCTGATAGGCCAAGTGATGAGAAACATCGCCAGTAAAAATCAGTCTGAGATCCATCAAATGGAATTTGTGAATGCGAATTACTTCAGAAACACTCAGTTCGAAG GACTCGCTGGACTTTACAAGATGGATCAGCACGGAGACAGAGATGTGAACCTGTCAGTGATTTACACCACAGGCGACAACAAG TACAAGATTCTATTCGAATTCGACACTGAGAAAAACCAGACTAAAATTATAGACATGGATCCTTTCTTCATCTGGGGACAAAGACTTCCTAATCACCAACCCCTCAGCG TCGACACTGAGCTTAATGACATCATAGTCATCGTGTTGGCCGTCACAGTGGTCATAGTGGCCATCATTGCCTTTGTTTTCTACAG ACAGAACAGACGAGACCGACTGGTCAGGAAACGCTGGTCCCACATTAACCTTGATCTCATCACACTGCTGGAGAAAAACGAACTGAACATGGTCTCTCTCAAG ATTGAAAATGAGAGCATAAGAAGGAATTTCAAAATCCGGCGTGCCCTCTACGACAAGAAG atggtgATTCTGAAGGAGCTGAAGCACTCGGATGGAAACTTCAATAAAGCCCAGAGAATTGAACTCAACTCG CTGCTGCACATCGACTATTACAGCCTCACCAAGTTTTATGGCACAGTAAAGATTGATCAGGGTGTGTTCGGAGTGTTTGAGTACGGAGAGCGGGGGTCACTGCGG TATGTGCTGAATGACAAGGTTTCATACCCAGAGGAGACTTTTATGGACTGGGAGTTTAAGATCTCCGTCATGTACGACATCGCCAAG GGCATGTCCTACCTTCATGCCAGTGACATCCAGGTGCACGGTCGGCTCAAGTCCACCAACTGCGTGGTGGACAATCGCATGGTGGTGAAGATCACAGACTTTGGCTGCAACGCTTTTCTCAGCCCCGAGCAAGGTACAGAGGtgtctgctgctctgctttTGTTCATTCCTTCACCTACTTTCTCAACCCTTTTCGCCTCCTGCGTCCTCTCAGACCTGTGGACGGCTCCGGAGCACCTGAGGAGTCACGGCACCTCTCAGAAAGGAGACGTCTACAGCTTTGCCATCATCTCTCAGGAGATTGTTCTCAGAAAGAGCACCTTCTACACCAAGGCCTGCTCCAGACGATCAG AAAAGGTGTCCAGGGTCATCACATCCTACTTAAGGCCTGATCTAAACTTTGATACAACTTCAGAGAAAGAATTAGAG GTGTACACGTTGATAAAAAGCTGTTGGGAGGAAGACCCAGAAAAAAGGCCAGATTTTAAGAAGGTAGAAGCCTGCCTGGGGAAAATCATCAG CAAAATCCACAACATGGACAACGAGAGCTACATGGACAACATGATCAGACGTCTGCAGATGTACTCCAGGAACCTGGAGCacctggtggaggagaggaccGCCCTCTACAAGGCCGAGAGGGATCGGGCCGACGACCTCAACTTCATGCTTCTCCCTGG ACCAGTGGTGAAGAGCCTGAAGGAGACCGGAGCCGTGGAGCCAGAGCTGTACGACGAGGTGACGATTTATTTCAGCGACATTGTGGGCTTCACCACCCTGTGCCAGTACAGCACTCCGATGGAGGTGGTGGACATGCTCAACGACATCTACAAGGGCTTCGACAGCATCGTCGACCACCACGACGTGTACAAG GTGGAGACCATAGGTGACGCCTACATGGTTGCCTCCGGCCTCCCGAGGAGAAATGGGAACAGGCATGCGGTGGACATCTGCCGAATGGCGCTGGACATCTTGGCGTTCATGGGCACCTTCCAGCTCCGTCACCTGCCTGGTATCCCCGTGTGGATCCGCATCGGCGTGCACTCAG GTCCCTGTGCAGCAGGCGTCGTGGGGATAAAGATGCCCAGATATTGTTTATTCGGGGACACGGTCAACACGGCGTCCCGTATGGAGTCCACAGGCCACC CCCTGCGCATCCATGTCAGCGAGCCTACTATAAATATCCTGCAGAGGACGGACTGCAAGTTCGAGTAcgagatgagaggagagacgTATCTGAAG ggcaAAGGCACTGAGACAACCTACTGGCTGACCGGCGAAGCTGGCGAAGACTACGACCTCCCCACTCCACCCACAAC agagAACTTCCAGCGGCTCCAGCAGGACCTCGCCCACATGATCCTGTCGTGTCTGGAGCGCCGCACGCGGGGATCCGTGCGGCGGAAGAAGTCCGTCACCAGCCAGAGCGCGCAGGACGACGCCGACCGGGTGTCCGAGAGCAGCCAGCTGGAGTACCTGCACATGGCCACTGTGGACAACACCCTCAGCACCTTCCTGTAG
- the gucy2cb gene encoding guanylyl cyclase C isoform X3 translates to MGPGGRWLCLCTVALLAASCWGTKQCLDGVTINVILLDDAESPWSLKYVDGEITKAIEKDSAINAAEGMKFNLTANFSGFDTMLYRYSGCQSSACEGVLELKNLLDSATLGCAVLGPTCTYATFPIVDAEKGFRLSTPVISAGSFGLSCDYTLNLQRLLPPARKISDFFIKFWEVQNKLKPEWKTAYVYKKQSNTEDCFWYINALDADLSKFAKNVSRMVLRKPSDLRDVLGSSKNRTSNLFIMCGSPQDLVEAKNVSDAADSSEILFVLIDLYNDIYYTNVSSMPQMKNVLVLTMPNTRNYTINPNLNDSNTMNDYMAAYHDSVLLIGQVMRNIASKNQSEIHQMEFVNANYFRNTQFEGLAGLYKMDQHGDRDVNLSVIYTTGDNKYKILFEFDTEKNQTKIIDMDPFFIWGQRLPNHQPLSGNTRVDTELNDIIVIVLAVTVVIVAIIAFVFYRQNRRDRLVRKRWSHINLDLITLLEKNELNMVSLKIENESIRRNFKIRRALYDKKMVILKELKHSDGNFNKAQRIELNSLLHIDYYSLTKFYGTVKIDQGVFGVFEYGERGSLRYVLNDKVSYPEETFMDWEFKISVMYDIAKGMSYLHASDIQVHGRLKSTNCVVDNRMVVKITDFGCNAFLSPEQDLWTAPEHLRSHGTSQKGDVYSFAIISQEIVLRKSTFYTKACSRRSEKVSRVITSYLRPDLNFDTTSEKELEVYTLIKSCWEEDPEKRPDFKKVEACLGKIISKIHNMDNESYMDNMIRRLQMYSRNLEHLVEERTALYKAERDRADDLNFMLLPGPVVKSLKETGAVEPELYDEVTIYFSDIVGFTTLCQYSTPMEVVDMLNDIYKGFDSIVDHHDVYKVETIGDAYMVASGLPRRNGNRHAVDICRMALDILAFMGTFQLRHLPGIPVWIRIGVHSGPCAAGVVGIKMPRYCLFGDTVNTASRMESTGHPLRIHVSEPTINILQRTDCKFEYEMRGETYLKGKGTETTYWLTGEAGEDYDLPTPPTTENFQRLQQDLAHMILSCLERRTRGSVRRKKSVTSQSAQDDADRVSESSQLEYLHMATVDNTLSTFL, encoded by the exons ATGGGCCCAGGTGGCCggtggttgtgtttgtgcaccGTGGCGCTTCTAGCAGCTTCGTGTTGGGGAACCAAACAATGCCTGGATGGGGTCACAATCAATGTGATCCTGCTGGATGATGCCGAGTCTCCCTGGAGCCTGAAGTATGTGGACGGAGAAATAACGAAGGCCATAGAGAAAGATTCTGCCATTAATGCTGCAGAag GCATGAAGTTTAATCTCACGGCCAATTTTAGCGGCTTCGACACGATGCTCTACCGCTATAGTGGCTGCCAGAGTAGCGCCTGTGAAGGAGTGCTGGAGCTAAAGAACCTGTTG gaTTCAGCCACGTTGGGATGTGCTGTGCTTGGGCCCACCTGCACCTATGCCACCTTCCCGATAGTTGA TGCGGAAAAGGGCTTCAGGCTCAGTACACCCGTCATCTCAGCGGGAAGCTTCGGCCTCTCCTGTGACTACACACTCAACTTGCAGCGGCTCCTGCCTCCGGCACGCAAGATCTCGGACTTTTTCATCAAGTTCTGGGAGGTTCAAAACAAACTCAAACCGGAGTGGAAGACGGCATACGTGTACAAAAAACAGAGCAACACAGAGGATTGCTTTTG GTATATAAATGCCCTGGATGCAGATTTGAGCAAGTTTGCCAAAAATGTATCAAGAATGGTTCTACGGAAACCAAGCGACCTGAGAGACGTGCTGGGATCGTCCAAAAACAGGACAAGCAACC TGTTCATCATGTGCGGGTCTCCGCAGGACCTGGTGGAGGCGAAAAATGTCTCCGATGCAGCAGACAGCAGTGAAATTCTCTTCGTCCTTATTGATCTTTACAA CGATATATACTACACCAACGTATCGTCGATGCCACAAATGAAGAACGTGTTGGTGCTGACTATGCCCAACACCAGGAACTACACCATCAACCCAAACCTTAACGACAGCAACACG ATGAACGACTACATGGCCGCGTACCACGATTCAGTGCTGCTGATAGGCCAAGTGATGAGAAACATCGCCAGTAAAAATCAGTCTGAGATCCATCAAATGGAATTTGTGAATGCGAATTACTTCAGAAACACTCAGTTCGAAG GACTCGCTGGACTTTACAAGATGGATCAGCACGGAGACAGAGATGTGAACCTGTCAGTGATTTACACCACAGGCGACAACAAG TACAAGATTCTATTCGAATTCGACACTGAGAAAAACCAGACTAAAATTATAGACATGGATCCTTTCTTCATCTGGGGACAAAGACTTCCTAATCACCAACCCCTCAGCGGTAACACACGCG TCGACACTGAGCTTAATGACATCATAGTCATCGTGTTGGCCGTCACAGTGGTCATAGTGGCCATCATTGCCTTTGTTTTCTACAG ACAGAACAGACGAGACCGACTGGTCAGGAAACGCTGGTCCCACATTAACCTTGATCTCATCACACTGCTGGAGAAAAACGAACTGAACATGGTCTCTCTCAAG ATTGAAAATGAGAGCATAAGAAGGAATTTCAAAATCCGGCGTGCCCTCTACGACAAGAAG atggtgATTCTGAAGGAGCTGAAGCACTCGGATGGAAACTTCAATAAAGCCCAGAGAATTGAACTCAACTCG CTGCTGCACATCGACTATTACAGCCTCACCAAGTTTTATGGCACAGTAAAGATTGATCAGGGTGTGTTCGGAGTGTTTGAGTACGGAGAGCGGGGGTCACTGCGG TATGTGCTGAATGACAAGGTTTCATACCCAGAGGAGACTTTTATGGACTGGGAGTTTAAGATCTCCGTCATGTACGACATCGCCAAG GGCATGTCCTACCTTCATGCCAGTGACATCCAGGTGCACGGTCGGCTCAAGTCCACCAACTGCGTGGTGGACAATCGCATGGTGGTGAAGATCACAGACTTTGGCTGCAACGCTTTTCTCAGCCCCGAGCAAG ACCTGTGGACGGCTCCGGAGCACCTGAGGAGTCACGGCACCTCTCAGAAAGGAGACGTCTACAGCTTTGCCATCATCTCTCAGGAGATTGTTCTCAGAAAGAGCACCTTCTACACCAAGGCCTGCTCCAGACGATCAG AAAAGGTGTCCAGGGTCATCACATCCTACTTAAGGCCTGATCTAAACTTTGATACAACTTCAGAGAAAGAATTAGAG GTGTACACGTTGATAAAAAGCTGTTGGGAGGAAGACCCAGAAAAAAGGCCAGATTTTAAGAAGGTAGAAGCCTGCCTGGGGAAAATCATCAG CAAAATCCACAACATGGACAACGAGAGCTACATGGACAACATGATCAGACGTCTGCAGATGTACTCCAGGAACCTGGAGCacctggtggaggagaggaccGCCCTCTACAAGGCCGAGAGGGATCGGGCCGACGACCTCAACTTCATGCTTCTCCCTGG ACCAGTGGTGAAGAGCCTGAAGGAGACCGGAGCCGTGGAGCCAGAGCTGTACGACGAGGTGACGATTTATTTCAGCGACATTGTGGGCTTCACCACCCTGTGCCAGTACAGCACTCCGATGGAGGTGGTGGACATGCTCAACGACATCTACAAGGGCTTCGACAGCATCGTCGACCACCACGACGTGTACAAG GTGGAGACCATAGGTGACGCCTACATGGTTGCCTCCGGCCTCCCGAGGAGAAATGGGAACAGGCATGCGGTGGACATCTGCCGAATGGCGCTGGACATCTTGGCGTTCATGGGCACCTTCCAGCTCCGTCACCTGCCTGGTATCCCCGTGTGGATCCGCATCGGCGTGCACTCAG GTCCCTGTGCAGCAGGCGTCGTGGGGATAAAGATGCCCAGATATTGTTTATTCGGGGACACGGTCAACACGGCGTCCCGTATGGAGTCCACAGGCCACC CCCTGCGCATCCATGTCAGCGAGCCTACTATAAATATCCTGCAGAGGACGGACTGCAAGTTCGAGTAcgagatgagaggagagacgTATCTGAAG ggcaAAGGCACTGAGACAACCTACTGGCTGACCGGCGAAGCTGGCGAAGACTACGACCTCCCCACTCCACCCACAAC agagAACTTCCAGCGGCTCCAGCAGGACCTCGCCCACATGATCCTGTCGTGTCTGGAGCGCCGCACGCGGGGATCCGTGCGGCGGAAGAAGTCCGTCACCAGCCAGAGCGCGCAGGACGACGCCGACCGGGTGTCCGAGAGCAGCCAGCTGGAGTACCTGCACATGGCCACTGTGGACAACACCCTCAGCACCTTCCTGTAG
- the gucy2cb gene encoding guanylyl cyclase C isoform X1: MGPGGRWLCLCTVALLAASCWGTKQCLDGVTINVILLDDAESPWSLKYVDGEITKAIEKDSAINAAEGMKFNLTANFSGFDTMLYRYSGCQSSACEGVLELKNLLDSATLGCAVLGPTCTYATFPIVDAEKGFRLSTPVISAGSFGLSCDYTLNLQRLLPPARKISDFFIKFWEVQNKLKPEWKTAYVYKKQSNTEDCFWYINALDADLSKFAKNVSRMVLRKPSDLRDVLGSSKNRTSNLFIMCGSPQDLVEAKNVSDAADSSEILFVLIDLYNDIYYTNVSSMPQMKNVLVLTMPNTRNYTINPNLNDSNTMNDYMAAYHDSVLLIGQVMRNIASKNQSEIHQMEFVNANYFRNTQFEGLAGLYKMDQHGDRDVNLSVIYTTGDNKYKILFEFDTEKNQTKIIDMDPFFIWGQRLPNHQPLSGNTRVDTELNDIIVIVLAVTVVIVAIIAFVFYRQNRRDRLVRKRWSHINLDLITLLEKNELNMVSLKIENESIRRNFKIRRALYDKKMVILKELKHSDGNFNKAQRIELNSLLHIDYYSLTKFYGTVKIDQGVFGVFEYGERGSLRYVLNDKVSYPEETFMDWEFKISVMYDIAKGMSYLHASDIQVHGRLKSTNCVVDNRMVVKITDFGCNAFLSPEQGTEVSAALLLFIPSPTFSTLFASCVLSDLWTAPEHLRSHGTSQKGDVYSFAIISQEIVLRKSTFYTKACSRRSEKVSRVITSYLRPDLNFDTTSEKELEVYTLIKSCWEEDPEKRPDFKKVEACLGKIISKIHNMDNESYMDNMIRRLQMYSRNLEHLVEERTALYKAERDRADDLNFMLLPGPVVKSLKETGAVEPELYDEVTIYFSDIVGFTTLCQYSTPMEVVDMLNDIYKGFDSIVDHHDVYKVETIGDAYMVASGLPRRNGNRHAVDICRMALDILAFMGTFQLRHLPGIPVWIRIGVHSGPCAAGVVGIKMPRYCLFGDTVNTASRMESTGHPLRIHVSEPTINILQRTDCKFEYEMRGETYLKGKGTETTYWLTGEAGEDYDLPTPPTTENFQRLQQDLAHMILSCLERRTRGSVRRKKSVTSQSAQDDADRVSESSQLEYLHMATVDNTLSTFL, from the exons ATGGGCCCAGGTGGCCggtggttgtgtttgtgcaccGTGGCGCTTCTAGCAGCTTCGTGTTGGGGAACCAAACAATGCCTGGATGGGGTCACAATCAATGTGATCCTGCTGGATGATGCCGAGTCTCCCTGGAGCCTGAAGTATGTGGACGGAGAAATAACGAAGGCCATAGAGAAAGATTCTGCCATTAATGCTGCAGAag GCATGAAGTTTAATCTCACGGCCAATTTTAGCGGCTTCGACACGATGCTCTACCGCTATAGTGGCTGCCAGAGTAGCGCCTGTGAAGGAGTGCTGGAGCTAAAGAACCTGTTG gaTTCAGCCACGTTGGGATGTGCTGTGCTTGGGCCCACCTGCACCTATGCCACCTTCCCGATAGTTGA TGCGGAAAAGGGCTTCAGGCTCAGTACACCCGTCATCTCAGCGGGAAGCTTCGGCCTCTCCTGTGACTACACACTCAACTTGCAGCGGCTCCTGCCTCCGGCACGCAAGATCTCGGACTTTTTCATCAAGTTCTGGGAGGTTCAAAACAAACTCAAACCGGAGTGGAAGACGGCATACGTGTACAAAAAACAGAGCAACACAGAGGATTGCTTTTG GTATATAAATGCCCTGGATGCAGATTTGAGCAAGTTTGCCAAAAATGTATCAAGAATGGTTCTACGGAAACCAAGCGACCTGAGAGACGTGCTGGGATCGTCCAAAAACAGGACAAGCAACC TGTTCATCATGTGCGGGTCTCCGCAGGACCTGGTGGAGGCGAAAAATGTCTCCGATGCAGCAGACAGCAGTGAAATTCTCTTCGTCCTTATTGATCTTTACAA CGATATATACTACACCAACGTATCGTCGATGCCACAAATGAAGAACGTGTTGGTGCTGACTATGCCCAACACCAGGAACTACACCATCAACCCAAACCTTAACGACAGCAACACG ATGAACGACTACATGGCCGCGTACCACGATTCAGTGCTGCTGATAGGCCAAGTGATGAGAAACATCGCCAGTAAAAATCAGTCTGAGATCCATCAAATGGAATTTGTGAATGCGAATTACTTCAGAAACACTCAGTTCGAAG GACTCGCTGGACTTTACAAGATGGATCAGCACGGAGACAGAGATGTGAACCTGTCAGTGATTTACACCACAGGCGACAACAAG TACAAGATTCTATTCGAATTCGACACTGAGAAAAACCAGACTAAAATTATAGACATGGATCCTTTCTTCATCTGGGGACAAAGACTTCCTAATCACCAACCCCTCAGCGGTAACACACGCG TCGACACTGAGCTTAATGACATCATAGTCATCGTGTTGGCCGTCACAGTGGTCATAGTGGCCATCATTGCCTTTGTTTTCTACAG ACAGAACAGACGAGACCGACTGGTCAGGAAACGCTGGTCCCACATTAACCTTGATCTCATCACACTGCTGGAGAAAAACGAACTGAACATGGTCTCTCTCAAG ATTGAAAATGAGAGCATAAGAAGGAATTTCAAAATCCGGCGTGCCCTCTACGACAAGAAG atggtgATTCTGAAGGAGCTGAAGCACTCGGATGGAAACTTCAATAAAGCCCAGAGAATTGAACTCAACTCG CTGCTGCACATCGACTATTACAGCCTCACCAAGTTTTATGGCACAGTAAAGATTGATCAGGGTGTGTTCGGAGTGTTTGAGTACGGAGAGCGGGGGTCACTGCGG TATGTGCTGAATGACAAGGTTTCATACCCAGAGGAGACTTTTATGGACTGGGAGTTTAAGATCTCCGTCATGTACGACATCGCCAAG GGCATGTCCTACCTTCATGCCAGTGACATCCAGGTGCACGGTCGGCTCAAGTCCACCAACTGCGTGGTGGACAATCGCATGGTGGTGAAGATCACAGACTTTGGCTGCAACGCTTTTCTCAGCCCCGAGCAAGGTACAGAGGtgtctgctgctctgctttTGTTCATTCCTTCACCTACTTTCTCAACCCTTTTCGCCTCCTGCGTCCTCTCAGACCTGTGGACGGCTCCGGAGCACCTGAGGAGTCACGGCACCTCTCAGAAAGGAGACGTCTACAGCTTTGCCATCATCTCTCAGGAGATTGTTCTCAGAAAGAGCACCTTCTACACCAAGGCCTGCTCCAGACGATCAG AAAAGGTGTCCAGGGTCATCACATCCTACTTAAGGCCTGATCTAAACTTTGATACAACTTCAGAGAAAGAATTAGAG GTGTACACGTTGATAAAAAGCTGTTGGGAGGAAGACCCAGAAAAAAGGCCAGATTTTAAGAAGGTAGAAGCCTGCCTGGGGAAAATCATCAG CAAAATCCACAACATGGACAACGAGAGCTACATGGACAACATGATCAGACGTCTGCAGATGTACTCCAGGAACCTGGAGCacctggtggaggagaggaccGCCCTCTACAAGGCCGAGAGGGATCGGGCCGACGACCTCAACTTCATGCTTCTCCCTGG ACCAGTGGTGAAGAGCCTGAAGGAGACCGGAGCCGTGGAGCCAGAGCTGTACGACGAGGTGACGATTTATTTCAGCGACATTGTGGGCTTCACCACCCTGTGCCAGTACAGCACTCCGATGGAGGTGGTGGACATGCTCAACGACATCTACAAGGGCTTCGACAGCATCGTCGACCACCACGACGTGTACAAG GTGGAGACCATAGGTGACGCCTACATGGTTGCCTCCGGCCTCCCGAGGAGAAATGGGAACAGGCATGCGGTGGACATCTGCCGAATGGCGCTGGACATCTTGGCGTTCATGGGCACCTTCCAGCTCCGTCACCTGCCTGGTATCCCCGTGTGGATCCGCATCGGCGTGCACTCAG GTCCCTGTGCAGCAGGCGTCGTGGGGATAAAGATGCCCAGATATTGTTTATTCGGGGACACGGTCAACACGGCGTCCCGTATGGAGTCCACAGGCCACC CCCTGCGCATCCATGTCAGCGAGCCTACTATAAATATCCTGCAGAGGACGGACTGCAAGTTCGAGTAcgagatgagaggagagacgTATCTGAAG ggcaAAGGCACTGAGACAACCTACTGGCTGACCGGCGAAGCTGGCGAAGACTACGACCTCCCCACTCCACCCACAAC agagAACTTCCAGCGGCTCCAGCAGGACCTCGCCCACATGATCCTGTCGTGTCTGGAGCGCCGCACGCGGGGATCCGTGCGGCGGAAGAAGTCCGTCACCAGCCAGAGCGCGCAGGACGACGCCGACCGGGTGTCCGAGAGCAGCCAGCTGGAGTACCTGCACATGGCCACTGTGGACAACACCCTCAGCACCTTCCTGTAG